The Ailuropoda melanoleuca isolate Jingjing unplaced genomic scaffold, ASM200744v2 unplaced-scaffold65324, whole genome shotgun sequence nucleotide sequence CGTTTAATGAGAtctgaatattataaataatgttacgGAACGGTTCTGGGATGAGAAGTGGGATAGGCGAGAGAAACAGACAGTGAAATGACTGCTGAAAGGACAGAGGTACCCGCTGGGTGATCTCGTCAGCCATTTTGGAAGCAGCTTGCTGTAGAGCGCAGAACTCAGAGAGGGCGGCAATGGCGGATGTACTGCGGCCGAGGGCTCCTCAGAGTGCCAGAAAATATGTGGGGCACTCCAGGACTTGCCTGAACTTCTGAGCGGCAGGTGGCTTCATGCAACAGGTCATGTTGAGCTGATGGGGAAGTTGGAAGGGTCTAAGGCCCTCAAGGACACGCCAGATCTCCTGAGAAGTAGGTAGATTCATGCAACAGGCCACGCTGGGCAGATGGGAGCGGCATCAATGGCGTTCGGCATTTAAGGACAGGCCAGGTCTCCAGAGTAGAAATTGTCTTCATGGGGTAGGCCCTGGTGAGCAGTCAAGAGGCAGCAAGGATGTGAGGCACTACAGGACAGGCCGCGTGAACGCTGCAGTAGTCTCTTCACGGCCTGTTTCAAGGTGTAGAGGGAGGTGCTTGTCAGGGTGTGTGAAAGGTGCAGCACGTCTCGAAAGGCCGGGGAAGTGACGGCAGCAGCAGGGCCTGGTAGAGGAATGTCTTGTTGCTTATTGCACGCCCTCCATCATCTTGAGGAACTCATCAAAGTCGATTTTGCCGTCATTGTTTTTGTCTCCATCCTTCATGAGTTCCTCAATCTCCTCTTCCGTGATGGCCTCCCCAGATGAGCGCAGGATCTCGCCCAGCTCCTCTCCATCAATGTAGCCATCGGCGTTCTTGTCGAAGATGCGGAAGCATTCGGCCAGCTCCTCCTCACTTTTGCCCTGCGCGTCCTCCTTCATCTGGTGCACCATCATGACCAAGAACTCCTCGAAGTCGATGGTACCGCTGCCATCTTCATCTACTTCCTCAATGATGGCGTCCAGCTCTTCCTTGGTTGGTGTCTGGCCCAGCATCCTCATGACTGTGCCCAATTCCTTGGTGCTGATGTCACCGCCGCCATCAGTGTCGAACATGTCGAAGGCGGCCTTGAACTCCGCGATCATCTCTTCGCTCAGGAAGGAGCGC carries:
- the LOC117800170 gene encoding troponin C, skeletal muscle; its protein translation is MAQPTDQQQDARSFLSEEMIAEFKAAFDMFDTDGGGDISTKELGTVMRMLGQTPTKEELDAIIEEVDEDGSGTIDFEEFLVMMVHQMKEDAQGKSEEELAECFRIFDKNADGYIDGEELGEILRSSGEAITEEEIEELMKDGDKNNDGKIDFDEFLKMMEGVQ